One Skermanella pratensis genomic window, CCAGACGGGCCAGCGCCGCCCGGTCGGCGTCGGCGAGATCGGGCCGCATCCGGGCCAGCAGGCCGGCGACGACCTCCTCGGGCAAGGGATTGAGCAGAAGCTTCCGGCAGCGCGACCGGATGGTCGGGAGCAGGCCGCCGGGATTTTCCGTGACGACCAGCAGCACGGTCCGGGCCGGCGGCTCCTCCAGGATCTTCAGGATCGCGTTCTGGCCGTTCATGTTCAGCCGCTCGGCCCCGTCCAGCACGACCACGCGCCAGCCGCCTTCCGCAGCCGTCAGGCGCAGGAATGGCGCGACGCGGCGGACCTGGTCGACCGGGATGTCCGACTTCAGCCGGCCCTTCTTGTCGTCGAAGGGCCGTTCGATGGTCAGCAGGTCGGCATGCCCGCCGGACGCGACGCGGGTGAACACGGGATGCTCGGGACCGATCCGCAGGCTCGTCGCGGGCTGCGGGTCGCCGAACAGCCCGCCGGCCTCCTCGCCCTGGGCCAGCAGGAACCGGGCGAAACGGAACGCCAGGGTCGCCTTGCCGATGCCCGGTATGCCGCCGATCAGCCAGGCATGGGGCAGCCGGCCCGAGTTCCAGGCGTCGAGCAGGACACGCTCCGCCTGATCATGGGCCAGAAGCTCCGGATTATGGCGGGGATCGGCGATCTCCGTGCTCATGGCCGGAGCCGCTGGGTCACGGCGGCCAGGACGGCGGCATGGACCTGCTCGACCGTGCCGCCGGCATCGATCACGACGCAACGGCCGGGTTCGCGGGACGCTATGTCCAGGAAACCCTCGCGGAGCCGCTCGTGGAAGCTCAGGTCCATCCGCTCGTAACGGTCCTCGCCGTCATGCCGGGCGTGGGCGCGCGCGACGCCGGCGCCCGGCGGGATGTCGAGGATCAGCGTCAGGTCGGGGGCGAAATCGCCGACGGTGACGCCATAAAGCCGCTCGATCGGCTCCCGACCCAATCCATGCCCATAGCCCTGATAAGCCATGGTGCTGTCGGCGAAGCGGTCGGAAACGACCCAGCGGCCGGCGTCGAGTGCCGGCCAGACCGTCCGCGTCAGGTGGTCCCGGCGCGCCGCGAAGTGGAGCAGCGCTTCGGTCACCCCGTCCCACCGGCCCGGCTCCCCGGAAACCAGGAGCTTGCGGATCTCCTCGGCCCCGGTGGCGCCGCCGGGCTCGCGGGTCGGCAGCACATCCCTGCCCTGCCCCGCCAGCGCCGCGGCGAGCAGCTTGAGCTGGGTACTCTTGCCGGCGCCTTCGCCGCCTTCGAACGTGATGAATCGGCCGCGCGCCACCGGTCAGCTGCCTCCGCCCGAAATCAGGTGCATCGCCGCGGCGCCGATCCGGCCGACGAAGCCGAGCCGGTCGACGCTCTGGCCCGCCACCAGCGGGACTTCCTTCCTGCTGAAGCCCGGCGCCTCCATGACGATCTTGCCGAGCGGCGTGCCCTGGGCAACCGGCGCCGGCACCGGCTCCTCCAGCACGACCGAGACCTTGAGGTTGCGGCGCTCGTCCCGGTTCATGGTGACCCGCAGGTCCTCCTCGACCACCAGCGGGACGGTGTCGGCATCGCCCAGCCAGACGGCGGCCTGGTCGACCGGCTCGCCCTTCTTGAACAGGGCGTAGGATTCGAATTCCCGGAAACCCCACTCCAGCAGGCGGGCCGATTCGTCGGCGCGGGCCTGCATGCTGGGCAGCCCGTTGACCACCAGGACCAACCGCCGGCCATTGCGCTGGGCGGATGCCGTCAGGCCATAGCCCGCGGTTTCGGTATGGCCGGTCTTCAGCCCGTCCACGTCCATGTTGCGGTACAACAAGGGGTTGCGATTACCCTGTTTGATCCCGTGATAGGTGAACTCGGTCTGCGAGTAGTAGTGATAATATTCCGGGTAGTCCTTGATCAGGTGCTGGGCGAGCAGCGCCAGGTCGGAGGCGGTGGAATAGTGGTTCTCGTCCGGCCAGCCGGTCGAGTTCTTGAAGTTGCTTTCGTTCAGGCCGATCTCCCGCGCGCGCCGGGTCATCTCCTCCGCGAAACGCTCTTCCGAGCCGGACAACCCTTCCGCCAGCACGACCGAGGCGTCGTTGCCGGACTGGATGATCACGCCCCTGATGAGGTCCTCGACCCGGATCTGGGCGTTCAGCTCGGTGAACATCTTCGAGCCCTGCATGCGCCAGGCACGCTCGCTGACCGGGAGCGTGTCGTCCAGCGACAGGCGGCCCGCCCTGAGCCGATCGAAGACCATGTACATGGTCATGATCTTGCTCATCGAGGAAGTCGGCATGCGCTGGTGGGCATTCTTCTCGAACAGGGTTGTCCCCGTCGACATGTCGATCAGGATCGCCTGCTTCGCGATGGTGTCGATCGACGCAGCCGACGAGACGCTCGCGATGCAGGAGACGATGATCCCTGCGATCCAGGCGATCGGTTTGCGCGGATGGGCGACGGACATCTCTCTTGTTACCCTCATTTTCCAAATACCTGCGCGGCGTGAAATCCAGCCGCGCGCTGCCTGGGGCTCGATCCTCGCGGACGTGACCCCGTATCGCCTCTAATCGACGATGACCCGTGCGCCGTTGCTGCCGGCCTCGATCACCTGGCCCAGGACCTGGTCCGCCGCCTCGATCGTCGCGAGAGGACCGACACGGACCCGGAAATACTGGGTATCCCCGACCATCGCCGGGTCGATCCGGGAAACCCCCAGACCCGACAGCCGCGCCCGCAGCCTGTTGGCGTTTTCATACACCGTGAAGGCCCCGGCCTGCACGTAGATCCTGCCGGATGAGCGCACCGGAAGCTCGGCGACGA contains:
- a CDS encoding DNA polymerase III subunit delta', producing MSTEIADPRHNPELLAHDQAERVLLDAWNSGRLPHAWLIGGIPGIGKATLAFRFARFLLAQGEEAGGLFGDPQPATSLRIGPEHPVFTRVASGGHADLLTIERPFDDKKGRLKSDIPVDQVRRVAPFLRLTAAEGGWRVVVLDGAERLNMNGQNAILKILEEPPARTVLLVVTENPGGLLPTIRSRCRKLLLNPLPEEVVAGLLARMRPDLADADRAALARLAEGSIGRALDLAEAGGLALYRDLMGLLGTLPRLDVVAAHGLGDKLARKGADTAYYAVTDLLVWWLARFARSLARGTIPPEVVPGEAALMQRLARDRGLDRWVEVWEKVNRLFARAESANLDRKQVVLNALLTVEAAASA
- the tmk gene encoding dTMP kinase, which gives rise to MARGRFITFEGGEGAGKSTQLKLLAAALAGQGRDVLPTREPGGATGAEEIRKLLVSGEPGRWDGVTEALLHFAARRDHLTRTVWPALDAGRWVVSDRFADSTMAYQGYGHGLGREPIERLYGVTVGDFAPDLTLILDIPPGAGVARAHARHDGEDRYERMDLSFHERLREGFLDIASREPGRCVVIDAGGTVEQVHAAVLAAVTQRLRP
- a CDS encoding D-alanyl-D-alanine carboxypeptidase family protein, with translation MSVAHPRKPIAWIAGIIVSCIASVSSAASIDTIAKQAILIDMSTGTTLFEKNAHQRMPTSSMSKIMTMYMVFDRLRAGRLSLDDTLPVSERAWRMQGSKMFTELNAQIRVEDLIRGVIIQSGNDASVVLAEGLSGSEERFAEEMTRRAREIGLNESNFKNSTGWPDENHYSTASDLALLAQHLIKDYPEYYHYYSQTEFTYHGIKQGNRNPLLYRNMDVDGLKTGHTETAGYGLTASAQRNGRRLVLVVNGLPSMQARADESARLLEWGFREFESYALFKKGEPVDQAAVWLGDADTVPLVVEEDLRVTMNRDERRNLKVSVVLEEPVPAPVAQGTPLGKIVMEAPGFSRKEVPLVAGQSVDRLGFVGRIGAAAMHLISGGGS